The DNA segment TAAGACAGGGACAAAGCAAGCATGAAATATTTAACTTTGTTATCATGTTTGTCAGCCATATATAAATGGAAAATTTTACTTAAAAGAAACCAACACAAGTTTtgagaagaaaataaaaaggattGTCGCAAATCAGTAGCCATACCTATTAGAAGCAACTTGCACATCAATTTCATTCGCCATGTCACTGAGAGAAGCAAAAGACCTGCAACCATGAAATACAGAAATATTGTGTCACAAAATTTCTGTCAAATCTCTCCAGTCTAAACAAAACGTGCATATATGTCTCATCGTAATAACTCAAGACTGGCTTTTACGTCTTCAGAACACGTTAAATATGACAAACAGGCAGTAAATGTACACATCCTCCATATCCTTATAGAAGCTAAATAATGACTAATAAGGATAGTTCCAACTTTCATGGAAACACATAATATGAAAACTCCCCAGCAAGATTTTTTAGCCGCCAGCAGGTACTGAGAGTAAGATAAGCTGCCAAGCTACTATAACAAAAACATATTCTAGAACATCGCTAATAAACAGCTAATACAACTTCCAACTTGAAATACACACAGATCAACCCACTTCTTGAAGACAAAATACGTTTTACAGGATACCTTATGAGATCAATAAGCTTAGTCTCGGCTGCTAACTTTACCGGGTCCTTGTCAGCAAGCAAAGAAGAAGCATTTTTCACAACCAAACGGAAAGTGCAGACCTGAGAATTAGGAATCCTCCATATCAGCCACGAAGAACATACAATACAACACAGGTCAAAAAGGTATATTAACTTCAAAAAAAGTGTGAGCAATATCACTCGTTGCTTGCATTATTATTTGCTTTGTTTCCATGGTTTTCGTCTCCCTATCTTCCACCTCACTCTTAAAAGTTGCATTACAACAAAACACAATCTAGAAGAGAGACTTATTGTTTCACGTAACTGAAATTATTAACATGTCCACACCACTAATGCACTTCAATCAATCAACCATAGCTCAACCTCAAACTAGTTGAGATCAGCCATATGAATCATCTGTAGGGACAGATGCAACTTATTAGCTATTGGTTTGATCGAATCCATTATTTTCGACATGGAACATggatatatgtgtgtgtgtgtgagaaaAACACTAGTAATATTTTAACAAGTATTATATTTTGAGCTCATAGTTTTAGAAGTATAATAAATTTAATGCTAAAACTTCTAAAGGTTGAACCCATCAAGTTCAAATCATGCATCTGCCTCATATCATCTGTATACATGCAACtcaattcaatttcatatttAGAGGATTTTTAGTTGGATCATTTCTACATTATCCATCAACCTACTAcatcctttttaattaataactCGGGACCGGCTATGCTTAAACTCTCAATACGCAAAGTGAAACCACTTGGTTTAGAACTAAGTACCTTagcaattttaaaaataaaatatgcaGTCGCGAGTTAGTTGTGATTAATAAGTCCATCAAAATCAGCAAGAAGCCggtaaaatatttttaaatcaaagtCAAAGCAGAGGTCAAACCTCAACTCCAGTGTTTGATTGAAACTGAACAAAAGAATTCCTCTCTTGAGGTACACAATCCCTTGCAGCAGATCTCAACAAGCTCTGAACTTCTTCAAGTTCTTTTTCACCAAAATCAGATTCAGTTCTCGCTGTCAAATACAAAGCAACTAATCCAGCTCATGAACTGCAGAAATATTAAGAAAAAAAAGCAATTTCCAAATAAACAGTATGTTAGTATGTACTGAGTAAGAGATAAGCAGAGCCGAGGATGTTTCTAGAAGCATCGATTGGAGCCAAAAGGTACTTGGCAGTCTTCTTCTTTTGATCTCTTAACCATTCTTTTGGTCCTGCTGAGAACATTTCGCACAAAGAAAAAAGTATTCAGTTAAAATTTAGGCTAAATTTCATTGTTTTCAGATAAATTATTCTTAACTTTAGGTTGAAGAAAGCTAGTGATAAGTACATATGCCGAAGGAGAGAGCAGAGGCAGGATAAGTGAGAGGAGCAATGAGTGAGAGCCAAACGACGGCGTTCCTGCGACTGAAAAGCTTGGTTTCGAGCGACGGCAGTTGTGGCTGTACAACCGGCGGCGGTTTTAGTGGTTTCGGAGAGACTATGGTGGTGGAGGAGGACGGGATAACGGAGATACTCGGCGGCGTCATGGTGGCGATGACTCTGGAAAAGCTAGGATGAGCTGACGGTTGGGCGTAACGGTAATGATTGTTTACTGTACATTCACGAGCAACTGACAAAAAAGGATCTTTATGTTTAAGGATAGGTATAAAATGGTCCCTTAAAATATACTTCTGATCATTTTTTATCCTTTAGGTTTATCAAAGTGAACCTTACAACTTAGTTTGTTTCATGACGTTCCATAATGTATCGTATTATATTGTTCTgcattgtattgtattgtttgatAAATATAATGTTTGAATAAATTGTATTGTTTGTCGTCGCTTCATGATGTTTCGTACCAATAATataaagaataaacttgcaacatTACTAAGAAAAAATAGGGTACAAAGAAGAATTATTCTATTAAAAGCAAGGTAAAGGATAAAATTTGACTATTTAATAATAAGAAAAggcaagatgagagaaaaaagcAAGAAAACGACGCCGCAACCCCAACTTTCGTCGTTATGTAATGATGGATTTAACGATACAATATAATAAAATtcaagtgacaatcaaaacaaatattgtattaAGCGGACACTCTAACCAATTAAGCTACGAGAGTTTGTTGCTCTCTTATTTCAGTTCAAAATAATTAATGTCTTATTTTATGGATATcctataaaattcaaatatagctACGAATAGTAAATTTGCTGAAAGTATAACTACAAATGGTAAATACATTATAAATGTTTGATGTGTAGTCTAATTTTTCCTTAAAAATTTCACAATTCCCGTTAGATCGAACAATAGGAGTTTATTAAAGAGAAATTTTCACAAAACACTAttgtttagtggttattagctagctataactaccatttactatattacttcctataactatgttttcagtttttttagagtgtatttcatgtatttaagctactgtattcatgaatacagtagcaaaactcggcgtgaaacaggggagtACAacaattattgtattcgactgtattcacgatatgtatttgtgaatacaATAACATAAATAGCGTAAATTGTGGTCTATTCAGCTGTTTTTAAACGGAAGTGAATCAATAAAcacaatagactcctaatataactcaactaaCTCAATTATATCACCCTGAATCTGTATTTGACGCCGAATCTGCTGAATATTTTTTCCAGccgaaaaataacaaaatagagCAATCGCCGAGTTTATAATCCTTCCTTTTTCTGTTGCTATCAGGATTCATACAATTATATACAGAAATCGGTATAATTAGATTTTACATATGACAAGTTTAACCGTGCTACTGCATCATTCTGGCAAGTGGAACAGTGAGAGTAACTATGTCGATTATTCGATTGAGGGGATACTAATAAAGGAGTATGCGTCGTACAATGATTTGGTTCCCTCAATTTCGAAACAACTCGACATAGATTTGTGCTCAAAGTCAATTAAAATTGAATACAAAGTAAATGGAAATTGTACGCCAATGGAAATACATAACGACATAGGTTACATGGTGTATGTGGAGTTAAAAAAAGTGAACAGAGAATTCGAGATGTATCCTTTATGCATAACAACAATTGACAAAGAAGTTATAGCTGGAGGTAGTTTAATTCACGGCGACCTTGTGCAAATTGACGAAGCAAATCAAAGGTGTAATTTTGATACAGATGATACACTTGCTATTGAGTCTGTCAATTCAGGCGAACTAATTGAGGTGTTCGAACTGGACACGAATTTGATTATCTCAAAACCTAATCAAAAAGAGGTTATGGCTGGACAAATATATAAAGATAAGGCTACATTGAAACATGTGATGGAGCATTATGCAATATCTGAAAGGTTTCAATTCCGGGTTGATAGGTCTAATGCTATCAGGTTTGAGTGTTCTTAATTACAACTTGTTAAACATCATGTTATATTTAAATCTATGGTTATGTATTTTGAATGTGAAATTGTATATTGTTTCCATGGTAGAATTTTTAAATTGTATTTAAATGTATTtagaattttaaattatatttagaTATATTCATCTGTATTTTACTGATGAATATTTATTACGGTGACTTTTACTGGTTGTTCTTAGATGTATTTATACGTATttagatgtatatatatatatatatatatatatatatatatatatatagtcgtaCTCACATGTACATGTGtgtattttgaattttttatatATTGCATTCATGGTAGAGTTTTTAAATTGTATTTAAATGTATTTAGATATGTTTGGATATATTTACATGACTTTCATTGTTGTACCTATGAATAATTATGTATTTCGAACACATGTactaaataataataaatggcACTAAATATAAATAAAGAGAATGATTCACCTAATATTGAATGAGGTGAATGATTCCTCTTTCTAACAATGATGTGAGACAAATAACTATAGGAATGTTGGAGACTTTCTCAGATCTGATGTGAAAAGTATAGAATAAACAATGAATCGAATCTCTTTAGAAAGGTGGTGTTTGTATTTATCTAGAGACTCAACTTTTTAATAGAGTTCTTATCAGAATACATAATACATACGCTTTACCTTCtctctccctttttatttataaaggACATGCTCCTAATCAAACCTAAAAATACAAGTACAGAGAATATTCAATGGAATATTCTCCCAAATATCCAATTACAAAACTAGTCGTTACTGTTGCTTTAAACGTTTGACCTCGGCCATAACCAACTGCTCGGTAGTAAGTTCCATTAATTATTATTCGATCTCGGCCTAATCGCTTCTAATAATATCTCCATGTGGCGAATTCCCTTAGtcaaattttgacccatacacttagtccctccgcttatcgAGGTTGTTTTTTGGACGATCTCGATGGGCGGACTTCGCTAGTCGTAGTTTGAGAGATTTAAGCGGGCAGGTTGAGTAATAATGCTCACATCGAGGTGATGACATAGCGTTTTGGGAGCCACAAATGACCGTTATGTCGATTTAGAATGACGTCATGACATCATGCTTCATTATTATGCATTTTCTCGATATGTTATGTCGTTTCCCGCGCCCTTGACGTTTCGATATTTGTGCAGCGGCACTTTGTATCCTCGATTAGGGTGCCTGGATTTCTTATAAATAGGGATGGGAACCTCCTATTTGATTTGTTGCATTTTCAAGCATTCGAATCTCCGGGCTTTTATTTCTTCTTCTCAGTGCTCTTGCATCCCTATTTTTCCTGCTTTCAACAACTTTTGCCATTATAACCTCCTATGTACTTGTAATTCCTTCCCATATACATAACCAAATGTGGCTAGTGCATCTTCCAACCCTGAGGGGACCTCTGACCCAGTTCCATTGTCAGTGAGCATGCCCGCTCATGATGATAGGGCTACCATTGTTGTAGAGGATAAAAGCTTCCCTACAGTGGATGAAATAATCCCTCGCACTGAAAAGGCTACATCGGACTTCTCGAAACGGCCTGAGAATGATCTTGAACTCGTTGAATCTGAAATGGACGCGGCGGACCTTGCTGAATTTAGGGCCAAGTTCATAATCCCGGCCCATATCGACCTTATCTCGGCCGGTCTGATGTAGTACAGGTTCACTGCCCTGGATATTGCGTATTCTACGCGTATCCGTTCCTTGTGGGCTATTCACTTCCCCTTCTCTCATTGGCGGAGGACTTCTTTCGTTATTACGGCGTCTGCCCGACCCAGCTTTCCCCTTACATTTATAAACTTATTCTCATATTGATGAAGTACGCGGAACTGGCCAGCCGCGGTATGTCTATCCGCCATTTAATGCGCCTCTATGTGTGCAATTTTCATAAGGGGACGATGTTACACCTTCGTCATCATGGAGGCAagagtttggtggtgaagatggatgataAGGCCAATCGTCGGTTCTGGTTCAACTTTTTCTACGTCAAGACCGAGGACGTAGTGAGGAATACTAATGATTTTCCTGAGGCGTGGAACTATACTCGTAAGTAGCTCCTCCGAGCGTTCATTTCTCTTATTTCGGTAGTAGCGTAATCGctctatttatatatatatatttttttcagcCAAGAAAGATCCCTCTCTATTGGTTGCGGACATTCATGACTAGGTTAGCTAGGTTTTGCCTCATACTATGGGGATCCGTGATTGACTAGCCTTTTACAAGAAGTTCGGGCCCAAGCCTTCGGCGACTAGTGAGTTTTTAGCCGCTTCGACCtttgggtcatcatatccttttcttTTTGAATTGTGGAGAGTTGACCTAACCTTTTGTTTTTCGATGTTAGGTCGGAGAGCTTCGAGAAGGGTGAGGGCTCTTACTCCAGCATTCCGCCAATCGTGTGCTGCTATGGGTTCTATTCTCATTGCGGTTGCAGATAAACCTGCCCAGTCGACTAgggctgggcatatatcgggtaaaaccgataacccgaaccattaattatttattgaattttcggtatcgggttattgggttaacAATTTAGAATTTTTTCACTATTGCATTATCAGTTTGGGCTTCGGTTTGCCAATTTTGATAATGgattaaccgataacccaataagaattaataaaattatgATTTTACCCTTAACTATATACATATGCTAGGGCTTCAGTTTGTTCTCTCCTATTCTTTCTCAGTCGCACTCTtcagttgcttcatcttcattcttcatAGACCTTACTAGTTACTCCTAGCGTAAGTCTTCGGTCTTATACATTAGGCTTTTAATTTCTATAACAAAATTCATCTTCATATTGGTATTTTTGACTGTTAatgattctttatttttttatttttgtttcttaatTTTGTGAGCTCACATTGTGCAGCCTTTACCTACTACTAATTTCTCTTCGTACTTATCAATTCTCAATCAACAATCTTTGTCAGTTTCGGGTATATTTTTGAACATTATTCTTCTGTATAGTACGCTGAGCTTTGGCAACAGGACAACATTTTCTTGCCTTCTAGGTGTTTTTTATTTCTGTGTTAGTATTGCCCATGCATAGATCAAGGTTTTGCTCTATGTTTTCTTTTTTCAGGTTAGGCATTTGACAAACAGCTTCCAATTTATCTTGGACTGTTAGTACTATATGTTTGGACTTATTAATTTTAAGGTGAAATTGTTACTACTTTATATTATTATTAATGTATTTGGACAACTTTATTTGAAGAATTAGTACTATTCTAGTTATGGCCACTAGATAGAATGCAGAAATGGGTAGTATactatatgtgaattcttctctttttttgcttaactccagtgaattgttttctcttttttgcttaactctagattgagttatcttatcgggtaaaccgataaccgaaccaaATAAtcgataaccgattaaccgataaccgatatcttatcggttcgGTTTTTGGTTTATCAAATTTGTAAACTAATAACCGATATgctaaaccgataatattcataaccgaaacgaaccgaccgatgcccacccctacaGCCGAAAACTTCTTCTCAACCCCCGATGTTTAGTTCAAGACAACCATCAGCGGCTCCAGCAACAGAGACTTCAACTTCTCCCGTGCTGCATTTGATAGACGAGTCGTTGCCAAGTTATGAAGACTTGGTTCCCCGCAAAAAGAAAGTAGTGGATGTAGACGACGGGACCACCCAAGTAGTGGACTCTTCGAGGGTTGACTATGGGTTGATTACTGTTATACTGGAGAGTGACGTCGTTCCCCCACCCGAGATGCCATTGTCCACGGGGGTCGCGTAAAGGTCGCCACTACCTGAGGTTGGGGATAGAATTGGAGGTCCATCCGAGGCTGTTGATGCCGTGCTAGCGGACGAACCGTCGTCCTCGAGGCCGGTCGATGTTTCTTCATCGGCCAAGGAGAGAGCAAAGGGCGTCATCGAGGATGGTTATGATACTGGTTCTGACATTGACCCCAAGGAGGTACGGGGGTATAACGAAGGCTTTACTTGGTTGGAGGTGAGGTTGGAAGGGTCTTCTCGCACCATCGCGATCCCCATGGACCTTGACCTTTTGGTAAACACGGAGGATGTAGTCCCCTCCTTAGGTCCCCTCTGTTTTAATGCAGAAGGTAGGCCCTTGGCGATGTTCAATGATGCCACCATGTCGACGAGCTTGGCTGGCCTCGCTTTGAGGGTAAGCTTTCCGATCTTCCTAGTTTCTATGTCTTGCATATTTTCctcctctcctttttttttctttttagactgactcttttctgttctttttacAAACCATTATCTTAGAGATTGAGAGTGCTTGCCGAAAGGAGAGCTGCATAGCTACCTTCAATAAAATGGAGATAAAGTACCACGAGTATCGCAACAAGCACCGCGAGATCTGCAGGCGGTTCAGTACGAGTGGGAATTTCCAAGATGTCAGAGACGAGCTAAAGCAAAAAGATGATGAGCTTATGAAGGCCATTAGTAAATGCAGCGAGCTCGAGGGGGCTCTTAGGGAGAAAGAAGAAGAGCTCGAAGTGAGCAAGGGAGTTGAAGCTGAGTGCACGGATCTTCAGACCTAAGTGGTATATTTGCGGGCCGAGCTCGAGTAGTGTACAATAAGGGCTGATCTTTAAGTGATGAAGTCATCAAGAAGATGATGGAATTAGAGAAGGCCGAGTCGGCTCGGTTGGTGGCTGCGGCAAAGGTGGTGGCATTGGAGGATTCAATTCGCATCGTCCGGCCTGGACGGGCGAATGATATGGAGACGGACACGCTCAGGGAGGCACGACTTGATGAGTGGATTGGGGGGCTGGAGAAAGAGGTCTCCAACCTTAGTGATCAGATTGCTAGTCTTGAGGCCGAGATGGCACAGTTGTTGGCTCAGTCGTCCTCTTCTCACACTTCTGCTTACCCCGATGTTCTGCGGAAATTGTATAAGATGTGGATCCACGCCGAGGCTCAGTTGGACATATTTAAGAATTTGATGACGGTAGGGAAAGTTCCTAAGGCTAATTTTGAGGATGCTCGTCCTAAGGCACGTACAACTAAGATTGCCTATGGTTATGACCCAGCTAATCCAGGGACCGGCGATggtgaggaggaggaggaggaggaattgGACAAGCTCGAGTAGGACGCTTGGTATGAAGATGAATATCCTCAAGGCGATGGTGGAGATGGCGTTGCTGGGCCGGATGGTGAATAGATTTTCCTTTgtaattttgtccatattttgtggGCGTATACTTAGCCCTTGTAAAGGATATGTTTTTTTGTGAAGTATGAAAATATTATTTTGCTTGTTCGTCTTTAAATCTTCTTTGTTTGGTTGTGTGCTTCTATCGTTTGGTTGCCTTAGTCATTTCAATTTTGGCCGTAGCCGAGGCAAATGAGTGTTAATTTGAACGAGGTTGAATGTGAGTTAacttgaacgaggtcgaatgtcactttaattaatttgaatgaggttgaatgtgagttcattcgaacgaggtcgaatatcactttaattaattcaaacgaggtcgaatgtcactttaattaattTGAACGAGATCTAATGTGAGgtaattcaaacgaggtcgaatgtcactttaattaattcgaacgaggttgaatgtcactttaattaattcaaatgaggtcgaatgtcaatttaattaattcgaacgaggtcgaatgtcactttaattaattCAAACAAGGCCGAATGTGATGCAGTGTTGTTTCAGAGAAAATGTGGGTGAACTTCTTGTACGtgtgcttttcttttaaaaatttagagAAATTTACATGTTTTCTAGCTCGACATTCCAGTCCCAGTCTAATTTTTCGGGCTGGCACTCCAGTCCAagtctatctagtccctttaTTGGTCGACCTTGAGCAGTATTGAGTGGTTGAGCAATGAACTGATCGGTCTGTGCCTTCACCTATTCGTACTTTAACTTGAAACGTCCTCCTTGTCGTCTCATTAAAAACCTTcccgagaaaacccaattgggacaaaactcgaGTGAGGGAAACAGAGTACGGCTTGGAGAACATTTTTCCTTAGAAGTTAAAGTACTTGAGGTGGGAGATGTTCAAGTTGTTtggtagtagttttccttccatcaTTTCAAGTTGGAATAACCCTTTGTTTTCTGTTACCGTGATTTTGTATGGACCGTCCCAATTCATTCCCAGTTTTCCTTCCCGAGGGTCCTTGCTTGcctgtgttttggccttgagtaCGTAGTCCCTGACTTTGAGTGGTCTGACTTTAGCTTTTCTTTTGTAGTAGTGTTCTGCCTGTTGTTTTTGGCattgtgcggtatgcccataacacTTCCGTCAGTAGTTCTGGCCACAACCCCTTGGCGTTCTCGAGCTTTTTCTTCATGATGTTTAGTATTGATTTGTTGGAGGATTTTGCTTGTCCATCGCCTACGGGGTGGTACAAAGTggagagtattcttttgatatgCCATTTCTCGAAAAACTCGACTATCTTTTCCTGATGAATTGGGGTCCGTTgtcacaactgatttctttggggaggcCAAAGTGCCACACAATATTCTTCCATATGAAGGCGAAGTAGCGAATGCTACTTCTTCTACCCACTTAGAGAAGTAGTCAGTTACAACCAAAAGAAATCGCATATTACCTCGCCCTACTGGAAGGGGGTCgatgatgtccatcccccacttgATGAAAGGCCATAGTGAGGTGACTTAGTGGAGGTGCTCACCCTCTTGGTGGATTATAGGGGCATATTTTTGGCATTGCTCGCAATTTCTCATGAAGTCAACTTCctcttttttcatggtgggctAGTAATAGCCTTCTCGTATAAGACATCTGACCAGAGCTCAATCGCCAAAATGTGATTCGTAGTGGCCTTCATGGACTTCTTCTAGAATGCAACGTGTCTGGTTCGGGCCCAAGCATTTTGCTAGGGGTCCGCCTTACGTCCTTTTATGAAGGTCATTGTCAATGACGCTATACCTGGCCGCTTGCATTCGAAGCTTCTTGGCTTTTTTTTATCATCAGGGAGCACGCCATCCTGTAAGTATGCCACAATACAATCGTGCCAGTCCCAAGATAGGTTTATAGTCCTTACCTCGATTTGGTTGATTGATtagtggaggagggtgaccatGTTTCCTTTTCTGATTATGCTTTTAGTGGCCGCTGCTAGCTTGGCAAGGCCGTCTGTTTCAATATTTTGTGCTCGAGGGATCTGGTTGAGCTGTAATTCATCAAATTTAGGTAGCAGTCTACAGATCTCAGCCTAATACTTCTGTAACCTTTGCTCTTTCATTTGGAAAGTCCTTGTGACTTGGTTGGATACAAGCTGAGAGTCGCATCTAAGATGACTCGTCTTGCTCCGTACTCGAGTGCCAGTCTTAATCCTGCAATCACGGCCTCGTACtcgacctcattgttagtcatgtcCGGACATCTGATGGACTGGAGAATTACTTCACCTGTCGGGACCTCGAGCACGAGTCCCAATCCGGACCCTGATACATTAGAGGTGCCATCACCGTACAAAATCCATGGACCTTGTTTTTGGGGAGAGGTGTTGGTAGGTTCTCTTTCGACTTCAGGCATTATTTTTGCGCTAATGTCGGTGACGAAGTCGACAAGTACTAGCGACTTTATCATCGTTCACAATTGATACGTGATATCATGTTCACTTAACTCTATGGCCCATTTGTCCAGTCTACCCGATAGTTCGAGCTTATGCAAAATACTTCTTAAGGGGAAAGTCATGACTACCAAGATGGGATGGCATTAAAAGTAAGGTCCAAGCTTCCGTGAAGCTACGACCAAGTCAGGACCAACTTTTCGAGGTGGGGGTACCTCGTCTCGGCGTCAACTAAagttttgctaatgtaatagatGGGAGATTACGTACCTTTATTTTCTCGGACCAGGACTGCGCTTACCGCACTTTGGGCACTGCCAGGTAGACGAGAATGCATTCTCCAGGTTATACTTTGGAGAGCAATGAGGGAAATGATAGGTAGGCCTTTAATTCCTTCAGGGCGTCGGCTCATTCGACGGTCCATTGGAGGCCGTTTTCTTTTTTGAGTACGCCGAAGAACTTATGGCACCTGTCGGAAGACCGCGAGATGAATCTCGACAGGGCGGCTATATGGTCGGTCAACCTTTGAACCTATTTTTTATTGGTTAAGTTCTCCGGTATCCCCTCTATAGCTTTGATTTGGTTGGGGTTGACCTCGATACCTTGTTGTAATACTAGGAAGCCCAAGAATTTCCTCGAGGTCATGATGAATGCACACTTTTCAGGATTCAATTTCATTTTGTATCGCCTGCGTATGTCGAAAGCTTCCTTCAGGTGATCAATGTGATCTTATTTCCTTTTGGACTTGACCAACATATCGTCTATTTAGACCTTCATGGTTTTGCCGA comes from the Nicotiana sylvestris chromosome 4, ASM39365v2, whole genome shotgun sequence genome and includes:
- the LOC104225218 gene encoding uncharacterized protein; the encoded protein is MTPPSISVIPSSSTTIVSPKPLKPPPVVQPQLPSLETKLFSRRNAVVWLSLIAPLTYPASALSFGISGPKEWLRDQKKKTAKYLLAPIDASRNILGSAYLLLTRTESDFGEKELEEVQSLLRSAARDCVPQERNSFVQFQSNTGVEVCTFRLVVKNASSLLADKDPVKLAAETKLIDLIRSFASLSDMANEIDVQVASNRQKVANALMDTVTCLDKLEQGVKECLEV